The nucleotide sequence CTTTTATCGTTACTTCCTGTTCTTTGCCGAAAACTTTCATTGTTGTTTTAAATATTTTATTATACATTTCAATATCTCCTTAAGATTTATTTATTTCTTTATCTTACTTATATTATAGCACGCGATGCGTGCAATGTCAATGTTTTATTTTGAAAATATTGCACAAATTAAAGCTTCATTTTTTGTCTACTTTTTATCTTCGCTTTTGTATCTTAGTAACTTTTCAATTATTAAACGTTCGACATAGTCAGGAGGGGTTCTTTTCCCGAGCTCCCAATCTTGCCATGTGCGATGAGGAACGCCAATATATTTTTCAGCTTCTACTTGTGATAGCCCTACTTTTTTTCGGGTCTCCTTTATATTTATTATAATCACTCCTTTTTGTCTTTTAATGAATTATTATTTCTTATTTCTTAAAATTATTTCTATGATAGTAAATGTCAGTGTTATTGCTGACATAATTATAATAATATAGTCTATAATTTTAATATTTTTAAAATTAGTATCAGAAATGAATAATATCATTAAAATAACAGTAAAAATACTTTGTAAATTGTTCTTTAAAAACTTGACCATATTGTTTTTGTGTGATAAAATTTAGTAAGGATGAGGGAGCCTTTAGCTCCCAAATCCTTTTGAAAAAGTATTACTTTTTCTTTTCGAGGTAGTCAATAATCTTTATCATGCTATAAATTCCAGCGAGGATTGAAGCTAAGATTTTGGCTACCTTCTCAATTATATCCCACAATTTTTTACCTCCTTTCTTTTGGTATGTCTATATTATAGCACGCAATGCGTGTAATGTCAATGTTTTATTTTGAAAATACTGCACAAAAATATCGCATTTATTTTATGTAAATTGAACAAAATAAATGTGAGACATGATATACATGTCTCACTAACTAATTATTTTTTTAATATACATATTATTGGCTATAATCATATATTTTTTGTAATGCTTTGCGGTTTTCTTCAAAATAATTTTCCGTAATTGTATCCTTTCCATTTATGAATAATATATTGTTATTTATAAATTCATGTAATATATTACTAT is from Monoglobus pectinilyticus and encodes:
- a CDS encoding helix-turn-helix domain-containing protein, with translation MIIINIKETRKKVGLSQVEAEKYIGVPHRTWQDWELGKRTPPDYVERLIIEKLLRYKSEDKK